A single window of Stigmatopora nigra isolate UIUO_SnigA chromosome 20, RoL_Snig_1.1, whole genome shotgun sequence DNA harbors:
- the LOC144213853 gene encoding uncharacterized protein LOC144213853 isoform X3: protein MHMRSRLPSPPGRNASADVREARQALAVLMAENVRSPFDYREPPTLDSDGDGSKPPPSRGRVCGRKRKGTPVKVCDRAYVTEDEEEESMSEHSYSPGDGQYPEGGEDGLHPPGSPYYITDPAQLCVPELGEEGAGGVRGPVLFHPPPNCRIREVHCGTQVRLVVIAIRDIAKGEEITVDYSLTDWGDNAMDEEGGPHPLSLSVSDYLTPSWSLSPSSSPLTHSEPSDSDREEDEEEEEDDEDEEEEEEEEEEMEEMRGRLLRRRKKRKMAAVVGAKKKGGPPAASRGPGRPCSSFSAPPTRSEAPTPAANVTGNANAGGAPVSRRQHCPYCGRHYRSLARHLEKHHANQLETSAPSPSLFARERELPGTRSAAGAVSFSLSLSPPAQKKPTSGSPPPSAKRSAPPAGRVKSPTPPPATSPPRRGRRMKREKLEEQQKAEVERVQEDLAPPPTPEPNIDPEEDLDLSADGDCDTVEDKNGETASRPRRHHMSPLLSSLSSLVAYVQQQQHAAFLSLGRTRSAEAWRQLCHASLSLLILYNRQRECEVAKLTIQDYHKRALAKEGPPSGAEATLSPFERKVLCHLPRVGVTGKRGRVQPLILPPNCESCIDQLLQTAAEAGVDPESPYVFSRPYHSPATPLRGTDLLRNLARASGVKNPGAITGTRVRRQVAILAQLLLLDEGAPQGGAVKRLENFLETEFHVTQNCSTIPRDAALMGRVARVILYGEKEGVLFRGMSLQHICLELDVMSGNSLDSFSEHSEAEVSKEEVPPPPEKVEVVVKKKGPGRPPKKKRGGPPAPVTPSGAAGPKKRSLTPKSGKRGVLKRPWSEAERVAVETHLKRNLAELRVPAKADCERCLELCPLLVSNQRDWRSIKFYVHNRIQLLKKQVLRESAALAAAAAAAAAVTAAVC from the exons ATGCACATGCGCAGTAGGCTCCCCTCCCCACCGGGAAGGAACGCGTCCGCGGACGTGAGGGAAGCCAGGCAAGCACTGGCAGTCCTAATGGCGGAGAATGTGCGCTCGCCTTTCGACTACCGGGAGCCCCCGACGCTCGATAGCGACGGGGATGGCAGTAAGCCGCCGCCGTCGCGGGG tCGGGTGTGTGGGAGAAAACGCAAGGGCACGCCGGTGAAGGTGTGCGACCGAGCGTACGTGACcgaagatgaggaagaggagagcaTGTCAGAGCACAGCTACAGCCCCG GTGACGGCCAATACCCAGAGGGTGGCGAGGATGGCCTCCATCCGCCGGGGAGTCCCTACTACATAACGGATCCCGCTCAGCTCTG CGTGCCGGAGCTGGGCGAGGAAGGAGCGGGCGGCGTGCGGGGACCGGTGCTTTTCCACCCGCCCCCCAACTGTAGGATTCGGGAGGTGCACTGCGGGACTCAGGTGCGCCTGGTGGTCATAGCCATCCGAGACATCGCCAAAGGGGAGGAGATCACCGTGGACTACAGCTTGACGGACTGGGGCGACAATGCTATG GACGAGGAGGGCGGCCCCCACCCGCTGTCCCTCTCCGTTTCGGATTACCTGACCCCCTCCTGGTCGCTGTCGCCCTCGTCCTCGCCGCTCACCCACTCCGAGCCCAGCGACTCGGACcgggaggaagacgaggaggaggaagaggacgatgaggacgaggaagaggaagaagaggaggaggaagaaatgGAGGAGATGCGAGGTCGGCTGCTCCGGCGCCGCAAGAAGCGCAAGATGGCGGCGGTGGTCGGCGCCAAGAAGAAGGGCGGTCCGCCCGCTGCCTCCCGGGGGCCGGGACGCCCCTGCTCGTCCTTCTCGGCGCCGCCCACCCGCTCCGAAGCGCCGACGCCGGCGGCCAACGTCACCGGGAACGCTAATGCGGGCGGCGCCCCGGTGAGCCGTCGTCAGCATTGCCCGTACTGCGGGCGCCACTATCGCTCTTTGGCGCGCCACCTGGAGAAGCATCACGCCAACCAGCTGGAG ACGTCGGCGCCGTCTCCCTCGCTCTTCGCCAGGGAGCGCGAGTTGCCGGGCACCCGCTCGGCGGCGGGCGCCGTTTCCTTTTCCCTCTCCCTGTCGCCTCCCGCTCAGAAGAAGCCGACGAGCGGCTCGCCGCCCCCGAGCGCCAAGCGCTCCGCCCCTCCGGCGGGGCGGGTCAAGAGCCCCACGCCGCCTCCCGCCACCTCTCCTCCCAGGAGAGGTCGCAGGATGAAGAGGGAGAAGCTGGAAGAGCAGCAAAAGGCAGAAGTGGAACGCGTCCAAGAGGATCTGGCTCCGCCTCCCACGCCAGAACCCAACATCGATCCGGAAGAAGATTTAGATCTGAGTGCCGATGGCGACTGCGACACAGTAGAGGACAAAAATGGCGAGACAGCTAG CAGGCCACGGCGTCACCACATGTCCCCGCTGCTGTCTTCTCTGTCGTCGCTGGTGGCGTAcgtccagcagcagcagcacgcCGCCTTCCTGTCGCTGGGGCGCACGCGCTCGGCCGAGGCCTGGCGCCAACTGTGCCACGCCAGCCTCTCGCTGCTCATCCTCTACAACCGCCAGCGCGAGTGCGAGGTGGCCAAGTTGACCATCCAGGACTACCACAAGCGCGCCCTGGCCAAGGAGGGCCCCCCTTCCGGCGCCGAGGCCACGCTGTCGCCCTTCGAACGCAAGGTGCTCTGCCACCTGCCTCGGGTGGGCGTGACGGGCAAGCGGGGTCGCGTGCAGCCCCTCATCCTGCCCCCCAACTGCGAGTCCTGCATCGACCAGCTGCTGCAAACGGCCGCCGAGGCCGGCGTGGACCCCGAGAGCCCCTACGTCTTCTCCCGCCCTTACCACTCGCCCGCCACCCCGCTGCGGGGAACGGACCTTTTGAGGAACTTGGCCCGGGCCAGCGGCGTCAAGAACCCGGGGGCCATCACCGGGACGCGGGTCCGCCGCCAGGTGGCCATCTTGGCGCAGCTCCTGCTCCTGGACGAGGGCGCGCCACAAGGCGGCGCCGTCAAGCGCTTGGAGAACTTCCTGGAGACGGAGTTCCACGTCACGCAGAACTGCTCCACCATCCCCCGGGACGCCGCCTTGATGGGGCGGGTGGCCCGCGTCATCCTGTACGGCGAGAAGGAGGGCGTGCTCTTCCGCGGCATGAGCCTGCAGCACATCTGCCTGGAGTTGGACG TCATGTCCGGCAACTCCCTGGACTCCTTCTCGGAACACTCGGAGGCGGAGGTCTCCAAGGAGGaggtgccgccgccgccggagaAAGTGGAGGTGGTGGTCAAGAAAAAAGGCCCCGGTAGACCACCCAAGAAAAAGAGGGGAGGGCCTCCCGCGCCGGTTACCCCGTCGGGCGCCGCTGGCCCCAAAAAGAGGTCGCTGACTCCCAAATCAG GGAAGCGAGGCGTGCTGAAGCGCCCCTGGTCGGAGGCCGAGCGCGTGGCCGTGGAGACGCACCTGAAGCGCAACCTGGCCGAGCTACGCGTGCCCGCCAAGGCGGACTGCGAGCGTTGCCTGGAGCTCTGCCCGCTACTGGTCAGCAATCAACGGGATTGGCGCTCCATCAAATTCTACGTGCACAACCGCATCCAGCTGCTGAAAAAGCAGGTCCTCCGGGAGAGCGCCGCCTTGGCCGCcgcggcggccgccgccgccgccgtcaccgCGGCTGTCTGCTAA
- the LOC144213853 gene encoding uncharacterized protein LOC144213853 isoform X1, whose product MHMRSRLPSPPGRNASADVREARQALAVLMAENVRSPFDYREPPTLDSDGDGSKPPPSRGRVCGRKRKGTPVKVCDRAYVTEDEEEESMSEHSYSPGDGQYPEGGEDGLHPPGSPYYITDPAQLCVPELGEEGAGGVRGPVLFHPPPNCRIREVHCGTQVRLVVIAIRDIAKGEEITVDYSLTDWGDNAMDEEGGPHPLSLSVSDYLTPSWSLSPSSSPLTHSEPSDSDREEDEEEEEDDEDEEEEEEEEEEMEEMRGRLLRRRKKRKMAAVVGAKKKGGPPAASRGPGRPCSSFSAPPTRSEAPTPAANVTGNANAGGAPVSRRQHCPYCGRHYRSLARHLEKHHANQLEVRSAMELAQLCAQSNGNPPPASGAHGHSFAVPQTSAPSPSLFARERELPGTRSAAGAVSFSLSLSPPAQKKPTSGSPPPSAKRSAPPAGRVKSPTPPPATSPPRRGRRMKREKLEEQQKAEVERVQEDLAPPPTPEPNIDPEEDLDLSADGDCDTVEDKNGETASRPRRHHMSPLLSSLSSLVAYVQQQQHAAFLSLGRTRSAEAWRQLCHASLSLLILYNRQRECEVAKLTIQDYHKRALAKEGPPSGAEATLSPFERKVLCHLPRVGVTGKRGRVQPLILPPNCESCIDQLLQTAAEAGVDPESPYVFSRPYHSPATPLRGTDLLRNLARASGVKNPGAITGTRVRRQVAILAQLLLLDEGAPQGGAVKRLENFLETEFHVTQNCSTIPRDAALMGRVARVILYGEKEGVLFRGMSLQHICLELDVMSGNSLDSFSEHSEAEVSKEEVPPPPEKVEVVVKKKGPGRPPKKKRGGPPAPVTPSGAAGPKKRSLTPKSGKRGVLKRPWSEAERVAVETHLKRNLAELRVPAKADCERCLELCPLLVSNQRDWRSIKFYVHNRIQLLKKQVLRESAALAAAAAAAAAVTAAVC is encoded by the exons ATGCACATGCGCAGTAGGCTCCCCTCCCCACCGGGAAGGAACGCGTCCGCGGACGTGAGGGAAGCCAGGCAAGCACTGGCAGTCCTAATGGCGGAGAATGTGCGCTCGCCTTTCGACTACCGGGAGCCCCCGACGCTCGATAGCGACGGGGATGGCAGTAAGCCGCCGCCGTCGCGGGG tCGGGTGTGTGGGAGAAAACGCAAGGGCACGCCGGTGAAGGTGTGCGACCGAGCGTACGTGACcgaagatgaggaagaggagagcaTGTCAGAGCACAGCTACAGCCCCG GTGACGGCCAATACCCAGAGGGTGGCGAGGATGGCCTCCATCCGCCGGGGAGTCCCTACTACATAACGGATCCCGCTCAGCTCTG CGTGCCGGAGCTGGGCGAGGAAGGAGCGGGCGGCGTGCGGGGACCGGTGCTTTTCCACCCGCCCCCCAACTGTAGGATTCGGGAGGTGCACTGCGGGACTCAGGTGCGCCTGGTGGTCATAGCCATCCGAGACATCGCCAAAGGGGAGGAGATCACCGTGGACTACAGCTTGACGGACTGGGGCGACAATGCTATG GACGAGGAGGGCGGCCCCCACCCGCTGTCCCTCTCCGTTTCGGATTACCTGACCCCCTCCTGGTCGCTGTCGCCCTCGTCCTCGCCGCTCACCCACTCCGAGCCCAGCGACTCGGACcgggaggaagacgaggaggaggaagaggacgatgaggacgaggaagaggaagaagaggaggaggaagaaatgGAGGAGATGCGAGGTCGGCTGCTCCGGCGCCGCAAGAAGCGCAAGATGGCGGCGGTGGTCGGCGCCAAGAAGAAGGGCGGTCCGCCCGCTGCCTCCCGGGGGCCGGGACGCCCCTGCTCGTCCTTCTCGGCGCCGCCCACCCGCTCCGAAGCGCCGACGCCGGCGGCCAACGTCACCGGGAACGCTAATGCGGGCGGCGCCCCGGTGAGCCGTCGTCAGCATTGCCCGTACTGCGGGCGCCACTATCGCTCTTTGGCGCGCCACCTGGAGAAGCATCACGCCAACCAGCTGGAGGTACGCTCCGCCATGGAGTTGGCGCAACTCTGCGCGCAATCCAACGGCAACCCCCCGCCCGCCTCGGGGGCCCACGGTCATTCCTTCGCCGTCCCGCAGACGTCGGCGCCGTCTCCCTCGCTCTTCGCCAGGGAGCGCGAGTTGCCGGGCACCCGCTCGGCGGCGGGCGCCGTTTCCTTTTCCCTCTCCCTGTCGCCTCCCGCTCAGAAGAAGCCGACGAGCGGCTCGCCGCCCCCGAGCGCCAAGCGCTCCGCCCCTCCGGCGGGGCGGGTCAAGAGCCCCACGCCGCCTCCCGCCACCTCTCCTCCCAGGAGAGGTCGCAGGATGAAGAGGGAGAAGCTGGAAGAGCAGCAAAAGGCAGAAGTGGAACGCGTCCAAGAGGATCTGGCTCCGCCTCCCACGCCAGAACCCAACATCGATCCGGAAGAAGATTTAGATCTGAGTGCCGATGGCGACTGCGACACAGTAGAGGACAAAAATGGCGAGACAGCTAG CAGGCCACGGCGTCACCACATGTCCCCGCTGCTGTCTTCTCTGTCGTCGCTGGTGGCGTAcgtccagcagcagcagcacgcCGCCTTCCTGTCGCTGGGGCGCACGCGCTCGGCCGAGGCCTGGCGCCAACTGTGCCACGCCAGCCTCTCGCTGCTCATCCTCTACAACCGCCAGCGCGAGTGCGAGGTGGCCAAGTTGACCATCCAGGACTACCACAAGCGCGCCCTGGCCAAGGAGGGCCCCCCTTCCGGCGCCGAGGCCACGCTGTCGCCCTTCGAACGCAAGGTGCTCTGCCACCTGCCTCGGGTGGGCGTGACGGGCAAGCGGGGTCGCGTGCAGCCCCTCATCCTGCCCCCCAACTGCGAGTCCTGCATCGACCAGCTGCTGCAAACGGCCGCCGAGGCCGGCGTGGACCCCGAGAGCCCCTACGTCTTCTCCCGCCCTTACCACTCGCCCGCCACCCCGCTGCGGGGAACGGACCTTTTGAGGAACTTGGCCCGGGCCAGCGGCGTCAAGAACCCGGGGGCCATCACCGGGACGCGGGTCCGCCGCCAGGTGGCCATCTTGGCGCAGCTCCTGCTCCTGGACGAGGGCGCGCCACAAGGCGGCGCCGTCAAGCGCTTGGAGAACTTCCTGGAGACGGAGTTCCACGTCACGCAGAACTGCTCCACCATCCCCCGGGACGCCGCCTTGATGGGGCGGGTGGCCCGCGTCATCCTGTACGGCGAGAAGGAGGGCGTGCTCTTCCGCGGCATGAGCCTGCAGCACATCTGCCTGGAGTTGGACG TCATGTCCGGCAACTCCCTGGACTCCTTCTCGGAACACTCGGAGGCGGAGGTCTCCAAGGAGGaggtgccgccgccgccggagaAAGTGGAGGTGGTGGTCAAGAAAAAAGGCCCCGGTAGACCACCCAAGAAAAAGAGGGGAGGGCCTCCCGCGCCGGTTACCCCGTCGGGCGCCGCTGGCCCCAAAAAGAGGTCGCTGACTCCCAAATCAG GGAAGCGAGGCGTGCTGAAGCGCCCCTGGTCGGAGGCCGAGCGCGTGGCCGTGGAGACGCACCTGAAGCGCAACCTGGCCGAGCTACGCGTGCCCGCCAAGGCGGACTGCGAGCGTTGCCTGGAGCTCTGCCCGCTACTGGTCAGCAATCAACGGGATTGGCGCTCCATCAAATTCTACGTGCACAACCGCATCCAGCTGCTGAAAAAGCAGGTCCTCCGGGAGAGCGCCGCCTTGGCCGCcgcggcggccgccgccgccgccgtcaccgCGGCTGTCTGCTAA
- the LOC144213853 gene encoding uncharacterized protein LOC144213853 isoform X2, which produces MHMRSRLPSPPGRNASADVREARQALAVLMAENVRSPFDYREPPTLDSDGDGSKPPPSRGRVCGRKRKGTPVKVCDRAYVTEDEEEESMSEHSYSPGDGQYPEGGEDGLHPPGSPYYITDPAQLCVPELGEEGAGGVRGPVLFHPPPNCRIREVHCGTQVRLVVIAIRDIAKGEEITVDYSLTDWGDNAMDEEGGPHPLSLSVSDYLTPSWSLSPSSSPLTHSEPSDSDREEDEEEEEDDEDEEEEEEEEEEMEEMRGRLLRRRKKRKMAAVVGAKKKGGPPAASRGPGRPCSSFSAPPTRSEAPTPAANVTGNANAGGAPVSRRQHCPYCGRHYRSLARHLEKHHANQLEVRSAMELAQLCAQSNGNPPPASGAHGHSFAVPQTSAPSPSLFARERELPGTRSAAGAVSFSLSLSPPAQKKPTSGSPPPSAKRSAPPAGRVKSPTPPPATSPPRRGRRMKREKLEEQQKAEVERVQEDLAPPPTPEPNIDPEEDLDLSADGDCDTVEDKNGETARPRRHHMSPLLSSLSSLVAYVQQQQHAAFLSLGRTRSAEAWRQLCHASLSLLILYNRQRECEVAKLTIQDYHKRALAKEGPPSGAEATLSPFERKVLCHLPRVGVTGKRGRVQPLILPPNCESCIDQLLQTAAEAGVDPESPYVFSRPYHSPATPLRGTDLLRNLARASGVKNPGAITGTRVRRQVAILAQLLLLDEGAPQGGAVKRLENFLETEFHVTQNCSTIPRDAALMGRVARVILYGEKEGVLFRGMSLQHICLELDVMSGNSLDSFSEHSEAEVSKEEVPPPPEKVEVVVKKKGPGRPPKKKRGGPPAPVTPSGAAGPKKRSLTPKSGKRGVLKRPWSEAERVAVETHLKRNLAELRVPAKADCERCLELCPLLVSNQRDWRSIKFYVHNRIQLLKKQVLRESAALAAAAAAAAAVTAAVC; this is translated from the exons ATGCACATGCGCAGTAGGCTCCCCTCCCCACCGGGAAGGAACGCGTCCGCGGACGTGAGGGAAGCCAGGCAAGCACTGGCAGTCCTAATGGCGGAGAATGTGCGCTCGCCTTTCGACTACCGGGAGCCCCCGACGCTCGATAGCGACGGGGATGGCAGTAAGCCGCCGCCGTCGCGGGG tCGGGTGTGTGGGAGAAAACGCAAGGGCACGCCGGTGAAGGTGTGCGACCGAGCGTACGTGACcgaagatgaggaagaggagagcaTGTCAGAGCACAGCTACAGCCCCG GTGACGGCCAATACCCAGAGGGTGGCGAGGATGGCCTCCATCCGCCGGGGAGTCCCTACTACATAACGGATCCCGCTCAGCTCTG CGTGCCGGAGCTGGGCGAGGAAGGAGCGGGCGGCGTGCGGGGACCGGTGCTTTTCCACCCGCCCCCCAACTGTAGGATTCGGGAGGTGCACTGCGGGACTCAGGTGCGCCTGGTGGTCATAGCCATCCGAGACATCGCCAAAGGGGAGGAGATCACCGTGGACTACAGCTTGACGGACTGGGGCGACAATGCTATG GACGAGGAGGGCGGCCCCCACCCGCTGTCCCTCTCCGTTTCGGATTACCTGACCCCCTCCTGGTCGCTGTCGCCCTCGTCCTCGCCGCTCACCCACTCCGAGCCCAGCGACTCGGACcgggaggaagacgaggaggaggaagaggacgatgaggacgaggaagaggaagaagaggaggaggaagaaatgGAGGAGATGCGAGGTCGGCTGCTCCGGCGCCGCAAGAAGCGCAAGATGGCGGCGGTGGTCGGCGCCAAGAAGAAGGGCGGTCCGCCCGCTGCCTCCCGGGGGCCGGGACGCCCCTGCTCGTCCTTCTCGGCGCCGCCCACCCGCTCCGAAGCGCCGACGCCGGCGGCCAACGTCACCGGGAACGCTAATGCGGGCGGCGCCCCGGTGAGCCGTCGTCAGCATTGCCCGTACTGCGGGCGCCACTATCGCTCTTTGGCGCGCCACCTGGAGAAGCATCACGCCAACCAGCTGGAGGTACGCTCCGCCATGGAGTTGGCGCAACTCTGCGCGCAATCCAACGGCAACCCCCCGCCCGCCTCGGGGGCCCACGGTCATTCCTTCGCCGTCCCGCAGACGTCGGCGCCGTCTCCCTCGCTCTTCGCCAGGGAGCGCGAGTTGCCGGGCACCCGCTCGGCGGCGGGCGCCGTTTCCTTTTCCCTCTCCCTGTCGCCTCCCGCTCAGAAGAAGCCGACGAGCGGCTCGCCGCCCCCGAGCGCCAAGCGCTCCGCCCCTCCGGCGGGGCGGGTCAAGAGCCCCACGCCGCCTCCCGCCACCTCTCCTCCCAGGAGAGGTCGCAGGATGAAGAGGGAGAAGCTGGAAGAGCAGCAAAAGGCAGAAGTGGAACGCGTCCAAGAGGATCTGGCTCCGCCTCCCACGCCAGAACCCAACATCGATCCGGAAGAAGATTTAGATCTGAGTGCCGATGGCGACTGCGACACAGTAGAGGACAAAAATGGCGAGACAGCTAG GCCACGGCGTCACCACATGTCCCCGCTGCTGTCTTCTCTGTCGTCGCTGGTGGCGTAcgtccagcagcagcagcacgcCGCCTTCCTGTCGCTGGGGCGCACGCGCTCGGCCGAGGCCTGGCGCCAACTGTGCCACGCCAGCCTCTCGCTGCTCATCCTCTACAACCGCCAGCGCGAGTGCGAGGTGGCCAAGTTGACCATCCAGGACTACCACAAGCGCGCCCTGGCCAAGGAGGGCCCCCCTTCCGGCGCCGAGGCCACGCTGTCGCCCTTCGAACGCAAGGTGCTCTGCCACCTGCCTCGGGTGGGCGTGACGGGCAAGCGGGGTCGCGTGCAGCCCCTCATCCTGCCCCCCAACTGCGAGTCCTGCATCGACCAGCTGCTGCAAACGGCCGCCGAGGCCGGCGTGGACCCCGAGAGCCCCTACGTCTTCTCCCGCCCTTACCACTCGCCCGCCACCCCGCTGCGGGGAACGGACCTTTTGAGGAACTTGGCCCGGGCCAGCGGCGTCAAGAACCCGGGGGCCATCACCGGGACGCGGGTCCGCCGCCAGGTGGCCATCTTGGCGCAGCTCCTGCTCCTGGACGAGGGCGCGCCACAAGGCGGCGCCGTCAAGCGCTTGGAGAACTTCCTGGAGACGGAGTTCCACGTCACGCAGAACTGCTCCACCATCCCCCGGGACGCCGCCTTGATGGGGCGGGTGGCCCGCGTCATCCTGTACGGCGAGAAGGAGGGCGTGCTCTTCCGCGGCATGAGCCTGCAGCACATCTGCCTGGAGTTGGACG TCATGTCCGGCAACTCCCTGGACTCCTTCTCGGAACACTCGGAGGCGGAGGTCTCCAAGGAGGaggtgccgccgccgccggagaAAGTGGAGGTGGTGGTCAAGAAAAAAGGCCCCGGTAGACCACCCAAGAAAAAGAGGGGAGGGCCTCCCGCGCCGGTTACCCCGTCGGGCGCCGCTGGCCCCAAAAAGAGGTCGCTGACTCCCAAATCAG GGAAGCGAGGCGTGCTGAAGCGCCCCTGGTCGGAGGCCGAGCGCGTGGCCGTGGAGACGCACCTGAAGCGCAACCTGGCCGAGCTACGCGTGCCCGCCAAGGCGGACTGCGAGCGTTGCCTGGAGCTCTGCCCGCTACTGGTCAGCAATCAACGGGATTGGCGCTCCATCAAATTCTACGTGCACAACCGCATCCAGCTGCTGAAAAAGCAGGTCCTCCGGGAGAGCGCCGCCTTGGCCGCcgcggcggccgccgccgccgccgtcaccgCGGCTGTCTGCTAA
- the LOC144213645 gene encoding uncharacterized protein LOC144213645, with amino-acid sequence MAEQQDEQGEMSSPDTPVPDSSATGRALNLARLLHYESSRLLELYTEQESFLSERPPEVDRLVSLGAGPEEPDAEGRVRLLHAALRRCLGLLHCAIARAQEEWGELGSDYELLRRNVRVRLEHLLYSTKALLETDDGKLEVSPDFHGHEETDGGGGSFQLKIWTHLVLQELVHWAQHVSKALHVLHTQRQETRDV; translated from the exons ATGGCCGAGCAGCAGGACGAGCAGGGGGAGATGAGCTCCCCCGACACGCCGGTGCCTGATTCCTCGGCCACGGGGAGAGCCTTGAACCTCGCCCGGCTTCTGCATTACGAATCCAGCCGCTTGCTCGAGTTATAC ACGGAGCAGGAGAGCTTCCTGTCCGAGCGTCCCCCCGAGGTGGACCGCCTGGTGTCCCTAGGCGCCGGCCCCGAAGAGCCCGACGCGGAGGGGCGAGTGCGCCTGCTGCACGCCGCCCTGCGCCGCTGCCTGGGCCTGCTGCACTGCGCTATCGCCCGGGCTCAAGAGGAGTGGGGCGAGCTGGGAAGCGACTACGAGTTGCTGCGACGCAACGTCCGAGTCCGCTTGGAACATTTGCTGTACAGCACCAAAGCCCTGCTGGAGACGGACGACGGAAAGCTAGAAGTCAGCCCGGATTTCCACGGACATGAG GAAACTGATGGCGGCGGGGGGTCTTTCCAACTGAAGATTTGGACGCATCTGGTTCTCCAGGAGCTGGTCCATTGGGCCCAGCACGTCTCCAAGGCCCTTCATGTCCTTCACACTCAGCGGCAAGAAACACGGGACGTCTAA